From Fibrobacter sp. UWEL, a single genomic window includes:
- a CDS encoding mechanosensitive ion channel family protein, with the protein MEKIRELIPKDLIIEQLLLVVLVIVIIKILTWGFKKGLDRASRKGLDRAAIPLVSDLFKYTLYVLGLLLCLNILGVNTNGLLAMIGAASLAVGLALKDTLSNVASGILLLFLSPFKAGDYIECGDVKGKIGGIGLFNTTFETMDGLYVSAPNSSLWGAPIVNYSRNMVRRLDLTVSVSYETSLDVAFCVLRKMVNEESRFLKLPPAKIFVEELADSGVNISIWVWVRTYEYQELQRKYLGIIKNILDEKNIEIPYPQRVVHIRQEGGVVATTVDEEEDDLSQLSDPDTLKKMGIHLGEVPEIPKYNL; encoded by the coding sequence GTGGAAAAGATTAGAGAACTCATCCCTAAGGATTTGATTATAGAGCAGCTGCTTTTGGTGGTGCTCGTCATTGTAATCATCAAGATTTTGACCTGGGGCTTTAAGAAAGGGCTGGATCGAGCTTCTCGAAAGGGCTTGGACCGGGCGGCTATTCCCCTTGTTTCTGACTTGTTTAAATACACCCTTTATGTGCTGGGGCTGTTGCTCTGCTTGAACATTTTGGGCGTGAATACCAATGGCCTGTTGGCTATGATTGGCGCCGCAAGCCTTGCGGTGGGCCTCGCCCTGAAGGATACCCTTTCTAATGTGGCTTCCGGCATTTTGCTGCTGTTCTTGAGTCCCTTTAAGGCGGGGGACTACATTGAATGTGGTGACGTGAAGGGCAAAATTGGCGGTATTGGACTATTTAATACGACCTTCGAGACTATGGATGGCCTTTACGTTTCTGCGCCCAACAGTTCCTTGTGGGGGGCTCCCATTGTGAATTACAGCCGGAACATGGTTCGCCGCCTGGATTTGACGGTTTCAGTATCCTACGAAACATCCCTGGATGTGGCTTTTTGCGTGTTGCGTAAGATGGTCAACGAGGAATCCCGCTTCCTGAAACTTCCCCCGGCAAAGATTTTCGTGGAGGAACTGGCTGACAGCGGTGTGAACATTTCTATCTGGGTGTGGGTACGTACTTACGAATACCAAGAGCTGCAGCGAAAATATTTAGGGATTATCAAGAACATTCTGGACGAAAAGAACATCGAGATTCCCTATCCTCAGCGAGTGGTTCATATCCGTCAGGAAGGTGGCGTTGTCGCGACTACTGTGGACGAGGAAGAGGATGATTTATCCCAACTTTCGGATCCGGATACCCTGAAAAAGATGGGTATACACCTGGGGGAAGTTCCAGAAATCCCCAAGTACAATCTTTAA
- a CDS encoding anaerobic C4-dicarboxylate transporter: MTALMIIQLLIVLAALYVGSRYGSLALGAISGIGLAILVLGFGMAPGKPPTDVIYIIIAAVTCAGIMQAAGGMDWLIQLAEKLLRKHPNQIIFLAPLCTFFLTVLVGTGHVVYTLMPIICDISLKKGIRPERPCAVASVASQVGITCSPIAAAVASFVVISNAHGFEINNLQVIAVTIPSCICGLMAAAALSYKRGLDLDKDPAFQARLKDPQMKEYMYGNTASLLDKEVTKEAKRSVFVFLIALAVIVMFSVFQIAGHDIRPVVPTGKIVDGVAQMKPIGMNVIIQIVMISAAAFMILLCKAQPKKAVSGAVWQSGMVAVVAIYGIAWLADTYFANYMDVMQGGLKDIVQHYPWAIAFAFFAVSVLINSQGAVVVSMLPLAYSLGIDGVVLLGVLPSVYGYFFIPNYPSDIATVNFDRSGTTVIGKYLLNHSFMLPGMTSVIVSTIVGSVIVRVFF, encoded by the coding sequence ATTTCCGGCATTGGCCTTGCCATTCTAGTGCTTGGCTTCGGGATGGCTCCGGGTAAGCCGCCTACCGATGTTATTTACATCATTATCGCAGCCGTGACCTGCGCCGGTATTATGCAGGCCGCAGGCGGTATGGACTGGTTGATCCAGCTGGCGGAAAAGCTATTGCGTAAGCACCCCAACCAGATTATCTTCCTGGCTCCGCTTTGCACATTCTTCCTGACCGTTCTCGTAGGTACGGGTCATGTGGTTTATACCTTGATGCCCATTATCTGTGACATCTCCCTGAAGAAGGGGATCCGTCCGGAACGTCCCTGCGCTGTGGCTTCCGTTGCTTCCCAGGTGGGTATTACCTGTTCTCCCATCGCCGCTGCGGTGGCATCCTTCGTGGTGATTTCCAATGCCCATGGCTTTGAAATCAACAACCTGCAGGTTATTGCTGTTACCATTCCCTCCTGTATTTGCGGCTTGATGGCTGCTGCCGCCCTGAGCTACAAGCGCGGTCTCGACCTGGATAAGGACCCTGCCTTCCAGGCTCGCCTTAAGGACCCGCAGATGAAGGAATACATGTACGGCAACACCGCTTCTCTTCTGGATAAGGAAGTGACTAAGGAAGCTAAGCGTTCTGTTTTCGTGTTCCTGATTGCTCTTGCTGTGATTGTCATGTTCTCTGTGTTCCAGATTGCGGGTCACGATATTCGTCCTGTTGTTCCCACAGGTAAGATTGTGGATGGCGTTGCCCAGATGAAGCCCATCGGCATGAATGTCATTATCCAGATCGTGATGATTTCTGCTGCTGCTTTCATGATTCTTCTCTGTAAGGCTCAGCCCAAGAAGGCTGTTTCCGGTGCTGTCTGGCAGTCTGGTATGGTGGCTGTGGTGGCTATTTACGGCATTGCATGGCTGGCTGATACCTATTTTGCCAACTACATGGACGTGATGCAGGGAGGCCTGAAGGATATTGTCCAGCATTATCCCTGGGCAATCGCCTTTGCTTTCTTCGCTGTTTCCGTGCTGATCAACTCTCAGGGCGCTGTTGTGGTGTCCATGCTCCCGCTGGCCTATAGCCTGGGAATTGATGGCGTCGTTCTTCTGGGTGTTCTCCCCAGTGTCTATGGTTACTTCTTCATCCCGAATTATCCCTCTGACATTGCCACGGTGAACTTCGACCGTTCTGGAACTACGGTTATTGGTAAATACTTGCTGAACCATAGCTTTATGCTCCCCGGTATGACCAGCGTGATCGTATCCACCATTGTTGGGTCCGTAATTGTGAGAGTTTTCTTCTAA
- a CDS encoding family 43 glycosylhydrolase gives MNRTKFVCLAGLFACGVVSAADWYAKDNLQGGHDPSMVRFEDGYALMTTNNQLSLWTTEDMVSWKAHGKTMTSFPKWIYTYAPTMEDVWAPDIYKFDDEFRVYYCGSVFGKRTSAIGYTASKSMVPGTSGYGWTDKGHVFHTVASDKYNAIDADVIKTSAGEYWMAFGSFGLGIQLIKLNGETGYQASDDKTVYNIARRVTTASGGAVEGPSLIEHDGKFFLFTAWDKCCQQGANIEQTTYKTAMGRADKVTGPYYDRDGKDLASGGGTILLERYGRYVGPGGGEPFQDINRVRFVHHYYDNAGDKYNHIHIRDVVFTDDNWAEMGQPFLGRYLSAEAEHGALTRAVSGDLAIATSKTASNGEYLSYVNTEGSKIRLPMNIPQAGEYLLRYRYANGGEGAATHGVSINGKEQTVKLPPTGSWGTFPENSTVMIPATLKRGGNFIEVRPIPNNYFSELDRIDFLRVIRDTIPGNGFDNGIRIRLDENDQLAMKDGGYAIFENVVTDSIKSTDVRVMVKGSAGKLALRLDSKAGTVVSECDLSKGVAAANGWSEVTCSTLGGSKKLTGVQDFYLTASGVSGEVVVGNMMFKASAVIPSSSSAVISSSSSDVIPGSSSSVIPSGAEGSSSDSKDALVTASVAARGFTVTRMDGSYLVRLNLAGAQKVYLLNSMGQVVASRDIRGAMAGTEVRFENLPKANYIVKVK, from the coding sequence ATGAATAGAACAAAGTTTGTGTGCTTGGCCGGCTTGTTTGCCTGTGGCGTTGTTTCTGCCGCCGATTGGTATGCCAAGGATAATTTGCAGGGTGGTCACGACCCCAGCATGGTCCGTTTCGAGGACGGTTATGCCCTCATGACTACCAACAACCAGCTTTCTCTGTGGACCACGGAGGATATGGTTTCCTGGAAGGCTCATGGCAAGACCATGACTTCTTTCCCCAAGTGGATTTATACTTACGCTCCCACCATGGAAGATGTGTGGGCTCCCGATATTTACAAGTTCGATGATGAGTTCCGCGTGTATTATTGCGGTTCCGTTTTCGGCAAGCGCACATCTGCCATTGGTTATACGGCTTCCAAATCCATGGTGCCGGGTACTTCTGGCTATGGCTGGACCGATAAGGGTCATGTGTTCCATACGGTGGCTTCCGACAAATATAACGCAATTGACGCCGACGTCATTAAGACTTCTGCTGGTGAATACTGGATGGCTTTTGGCTCCTTCGGGTTGGGTATTCAATTGATTAAGTTGAACGGCGAAACTGGCTATCAGGCTTCTGACGATAAGACGGTGTATAACATTGCCCGTCGTGTGACAACTGCAAGCGGTGGCGCAGTGGAAGGTCCCAGCCTTATTGAACATGACGGAAAGTTCTTTTTGTTTACCGCCTGGGACAAGTGCTGCCAGCAGGGTGCAAACATTGAGCAGACCACTTACAAGACTGCCATGGGCCGCGCTGATAAGGTGACTGGTCCTTATTATGATCGTGACGGCAAGGATTTGGCTAGCGGTGGCGGCACTATTTTGCTGGAACGTTATGGTCGTTATGTGGGCCCGGGCGGTGGCGAACCTTTCCAGGATATTAACCGCGTGCGTTTTGTCCATCATTATTATGACAACGCCGGCGACAAGTACAATCACATCCATATTCGTGACGTGGTGTTCACCGATGACAACTGGGCGGAAATGGGTCAGCCTTTCCTGGGACGTTACCTGAGCGCCGAAGCCGAACATGGTGCCTTGACTCGTGCGGTAAGCGGTGACTTGGCTATCGCTACCAGCAAGACTGCTTCCAATGGTGAATACCTGTCTTACGTGAATACCGAAGGCTCCAAGATTCGCTTGCCCATGAACATTCCTCAGGCGGGTGAATACTTGCTGCGTTATCGTTATGCTAACGGCGGTGAAGGCGCTGCAACTCATGGCGTTTCCATCAACGGTAAGGAACAGACGGTGAAGCTTCCGCCTACAGGTTCCTGGGGAACTTTCCCGGAAAATTCCACGGTGATGATTCCTGCGACTTTGAAGCGTGGCGGAAACTTTATTGAAGTGCGCCCCATTCCGAATAACTACTTCTCTGAACTGGACCGCATCGACTTCTTGCGCGTGATTCGTGATACCATCCCGGGTAACGGATTTGATAACGGTATCCGTATTCGTCTGGATGAAAATGACCAGTTGGCCATGAAGGATGGCGGTTATGCGATTTTTGAAAACGTGGTGACGGATTCCATCAAGAGTACGGACGTTCGCGTGATGGTGAAGGGCTCCGCTGGAAAGTTGGCTTTGCGCTTGGATTCCAAGGCGGGGACTGTGGTTTCTGAATGTGACCTGAGTAAGGGTGTGGCTGCTGCAAATGGCTGGAGCGAAGTGACTTGCTCAACCTTAGGTGGCTCCAAGAAATTGACCGGCGTTCAGGATTTCTACCTCACAGCAAGCGGCGTATCCGGTGAAGTTGTGGTGGGTAATATGATGTTCAAGGCTTCCGCTGTCATCCCCAGCTCCTCTTCCGCTGTCATCTCCAGCTCTTCCTCCGATGTCATCCCGGGCTCCTCTTCCTCTGTCATCCCGAGCGGAGCCGAGGGATCTAGTAGTGACAGCAAGGATGCACTTGTAACTGCTTCTGTTGCGGCACGAGGCTTTACCGTTACCCGTATGGATGGTTCTTATCTCGTACGCTTGAATCTTGCTGGGGCTCAGAAAGTTTACTTGCTGAATTCCATGGGTCAGGTTGTTGCCTCTCGCGATATTCGTGGGGCAATGGCTGGTACAGAAGTCCGATTCGAAAATCTGCCTAAGGCAAATTACATCGTTAAGGTGAAATAA